A segment of the Candidatus Effluviviaceae Genus V sp. genome:
CCCCCCAGCCCGGTGGTCCGCGGGCGGGAGCCGATTTGCCGCGGTGGTCATGGCTCCTCGCTCCGCCGCGCTGTCTCCGGGGGCGCGACGATCACGCGCCTCCCCTCGATGCTCAGGCGTTTCTCGGCCATGAGCTGGAGCGCCTCCGGGTAGGCCTCGTGCTCCTTCTCGAGGATCCTCGCGGCCAGTGTCTCAGCGCTGTCGCCCGCGAGCACGGGAACGGTCTTCTGGAGGATGATCGGTCCGGTGTCCACGCCGGCGTCAACGAAGTGGACCGTGCAGCCGGACCACTTGACCCCGTAATCGAAGGCCTGCCGCTGTGCATCGAGTCCCGGGAACGACGGAAGGAGCGACGGATGGATGTTGACGATCCTCCCCTCGTAGTGCCTGAGAAAGGTGTCGTGGAGGATCCGCATGAACCCGGCGAGCGCCACGACGTCGACCTCGTGCTCGTCGAGTACC
Coding sequences within it:
- a CDS encoding phosphoribosylglycinamide formyltransferase — protein: MKRLRTGVLASGRGSNLGAILERSRNGAIDVDVAVVISDVQDAKALDRAREAGVPAFHLEPGGFRTRLTPDAEAEYIRVLDEHEVDVVALAGFMRILHDTFLRHYEGRIVNIHPSLLPSFPGLDAQRQAFDYGVKWSGCTVHFVDAGVDTGPIILQKTVPVLAGDSAETLAARILEKEHEAYPEALQLMAEKRLSIEGRRVIVAPPETARRSEEP